A stretch of Ipomoea triloba cultivar NCNSP0323 chromosome 11, ASM357664v1 DNA encodes these proteins:
- the LOC115995830 gene encoding uncharacterized protein LOC115995830 has protein sequence MARSLLSANPFTLEIQEYCAPKNFQCPVMPIYDGTEDPSDHLIDFQAKMMILGAEDPMYCRVFFSTLKGAAQRWFLSLPPRSIDCFETLGEQFLTYFAGNIKTKRHFTALTAVQQGETETLKEFLGRWKKEIQTVEGLDDRTAITLFMETLKAGDLFASLRTDIPETYAQAIQRANRYAETEEALRQKQRQREKRPLEETRTRPVDRLSKRRDRINPSHLPVAHRPRVIPTLGARAVHEIHPPRVREDPPPQNPATIVNHILARQGKYCRFHESPTHSTEECTTLQKELEGLIEKRIALKRNMGRPPQGGRQPRGPNQWQRQTERPRQERRPGGREAEAQPETPRMAWEPQEEQDDRSRKHHKLVIHMICGGPIDGDSARERKRWARQLYIGAVHHKAPPKKGRRDPIIFSDDDLPEGPTPHRDTILIAMDVNGATVRWVFVDTGSIVNVMYLGTFTKLGLTKENLHQVRTPLAGFTGDSIEPEGCITLPIEIGEYSRVRAMNMEFVVVDLKSTHNVILGRPGLEDLGAIGSRDLQVQTITERTTKEEARDRPEPTAKLEEVALESSKPDQRVRIGKGLTEETRSDILRTLQEYRILFTWGPEDMPGIDRSVITHCLSVDPAVRPIVQRKRHLAANQREFVKKEVATLLEIGHLKEVVYPAWLENVVLVPKPPAWRMCVDYTDLNKACPKDLFPLPRIDQLVD, from the exons ATGGCACGTTCCCTCCTATCCGCCAATCCGTTCACTTTAGAGATACAGGAATATTGCGCCCCTAAAAACTTTCAATGCCCGGTAATGCCCATATACGATGGAACAGAGGATCCCAGTGACCACCTGATTGACTTCCAAGCAAAAATGATGATATTAGGAGCAGAAGACCCAATGTACTGTAGGGTATTCTTTTCGACACTGAAGGGGGCAGCACAGCGATGGTTTTTATCACTACCACCTCGGAGTATTGATTGTTTCGAAACCCTGGGCGAGCAATTCCTGACATACTTTGCGGGGAACATAAAGACTAAAAGGCACTTCACAGCCTTAACCGCCGTACAACAAGGGGAGACGGAGACCCTAAAGGAATTCCTCGGAAGGTGGAAGAAAGAAATACAAACAGTGGAAGGTCTGGATGATCGGACAGCCATAACATTATTTATGGAGACCTTAAAAGCTGGCGATCTGTTTGCAAGTCTCCGAACTGATATCCCAGAGACATACGCTCAGGCCATACAAAGAGCAAACAGATACGCCGAAACAGAGGAGGCCTTACGACAAAAACAGAGGCAGCGAGAGAAACGCCCGTTGGAGGAAACGAGAACGCGTCCAGTGGATCGATTGTCGAAACGAAGGGATAGGATCAATCCTAGCCACCTGCCGGTAGCCCACAGACCCCGGGTTATCCCTACCCTGGGGGCAAGGGCTGTACATGAGATACACCCGCCTCGGGTAAGGGAGGATCCCCCACCACAAAACCCCGCGACAATAGTCAACCACATACTGGCAAGACAGGGGAAGTACTGCAGATTCCACGAATCCCCAACCCATAGCACGGAGGAGTGCACAACCTTGCAGAAAGAACTAGAGGGATTGATAGAAAAGAGAATAGCCCTCAAACGAAACATGGGACGACCGCCCCAAGGAGGCCGACAGCCTCGAGGGCCGAACCAGTGGCAAAGACAAACGGAGAGACCCAGGCAGGAGAGAAGGCCCGGGGGACGGGAAGCCGAAGCGCAACCCGAGACTCCTAGGATGGCATGGGAGCCCCAAGAGGAGCAAGATGATCGTAGCAGGAAACACCACAAACTCGTAATCCACATGATTTGCGGGGGACCAATCGATGGGGACAGCGCTCGGGAAAGGAAACGCTGGGCCAGACAATTATACATAGGGGCAGTACATCATAAAGCACCGCCCAAAAAGGGCCGGAGAGACCCCATTATCTTCTCAGACGACGACTTACCTGAGGGGCCAACCCCGCACAGGGACACCATCCTGATTGCAATGGACGTCAACGGGGCCACAGTTCGATGGGTATTCGTAGATACGGGCAGCATCGTCAATGTCATGTATCTCGGAACCTTCACCAAGCTAGGACTAACCAAGGAGAACCTGCACCAAGTGAGAACACCTCTTGCGGGATTCACAGGAGATAGCATAGAGCCGGAAGGATGCATCACCCTGCCTATAGAGATCGGAGAGTACTCTAGGGTGCGAGCTATGAACATGGAATTTGTGGTGGTGGACTTGAAATCAACACACAACGTGATATTGGGAAGACCAGGTTTGGAGGACCTAGGAGCC ATAGGAAGCCGAGATCTACAAGTGCAAACCATCACAGAAAGAACCACAAAGGAAGAAGCCAGGGACAGGCCAGAACCCACCGCGAAATTAGAAGAAGTAGCCTTAGAAAGCTCGAAGCCCGATCAAAGGGTCCGGATAGGAAAGGGGTTAACGGAAGAAACCAGATCTGATATCTTACGGACATTACAAGAGTATAGGATCTTGTTCACATGGGGGCCGGAAGATATGCCCGGGATAGATCGCTCAGTTATTACCCACTGCCTATCAGTAGACCCAGCCGTCCGGCCAATAGTACAACGAAAAAGGCACCTGGCAGCAAATCAGAGGGAGTTTGTGAAAAAAGAAGTAGCAACCCTATTAGAAATTGGACACCTCAAGGAGGTGGTATACCCGGCTTGGTTGGAAAATGTCGTATTGGTGCCAAAACCACCTGCATGGAGGATGTGTGTGGATTACACCGACCTCAACAAGGCATGCCCCAAAGACCTCTTTCCCTTACCCAGGATAGACCAGTTAGTAGATTAA